One Megalops cyprinoides isolate fMegCyp1 chromosome 23, fMegCyp1.pri, whole genome shotgun sequence genomic region harbors:
- the LOC118770614 gene encoding THAP domain-containing protein 5-like: MPRYCAVKLCKNRGGIPSKDNKKISFYPFPLRDEARLQKWVDNMKREEWTPSRHQYLCSDHFTEDSFDVRWGIRYLKHTAVPTIFPFLYDESDTPSTQDDVNKHHSKKNAKPEARTSDVSVKPIRPSSPPKKRALILKKHHSETYRQNGDNSSEKTTKAMPKVSESEFPTVLLIRDLDPDSPSSCEALHAAASLPGGQTAVESTSLQPVEERILVTSCVSVLSEAQHSPDAGSTMTVLCTEAPAPFSSSEAALDGVPITVSQTVSAPLEQDSKHSRDCVEDCNAQVPDSEHILQYEHSYSRQDTDKGQLWNKIASLHMKIMELEKREEGTVAKINSLETLIAHLKKENIVCEEKQKALEDYFTSVFL; encoded by the exons ATGCCTCGTTATTGTGCagtaaaattatgtaaaaaccGCGGAGGTATCCCTTCGAAAGACAACAAGAAAATTAGTTTCTACCC GTTTCCTTTGCGAGACGAAGCTCGACTTCAAAAATGGGTTGATAACATGAAACGGGAGGAGTGGACCCCAAGTCGACATCAATATTTGTGCAGTGACCATTTCACGGAGGACTCTTTTGATGTCCGATGGGGGATTCGATACCTaaagcacactgctgttcctACCATATTCCCTTTCCTATATGATGAAAGTGACACGCCGTCCACACAG GATGATGTAAATAAGCATCATAGTAAAAAGAATGCAAAGCCAGAAGCAAGGACATCTGATGTCAGTGTGAAGCCCATCAGACCATCATCACCACCTAAGAAAAGAGCCCTAATTCTGAAAAAGCATCACTCCGAAACGTATAGACAAAATGGGGACAACTCATCAGAGAAGACCACCAAAGCCATGCCTAAAGTGAGTGAGTCCGAGTTTCCCACTGTGCTACTCATAAGAGATCTGGACCCTGATAGCCCATCCTCCTGTGAAGCCCTGCATGCCGCAGCTTCCCTACCAGGAGGACAAACTGCTGTTGAGTCTACTAGTCTACAGCCAGTAGAGGAGAGAATACTGGTGACATCCTGTGTGAGCGTGCTCAGTGAGGCCCAGCATAGTCCTGACGCAGGTTCCACCATGACCGTGCTATGCACTGAAGcgcctgcaccattcagctcGTCTGAAGCAGCACTAGATGGAGTGCCCATAACCGTGAGCCAGACAGTGAGTGCTCCTTTGGAGCAGGACAGTAAGCACAGCAGGGACTGCGTAGAGGACTGCAATGCACAGGTCCCTGACTCTGAGCACATTTTGCAGTACGAGCATTCATACTCCAGGCAAGACACTGATAAGGGCCAACTGTGGAACAAGATCGCCAGCCTCCACATGAAGATAATGGAGctggaaaagagggaggagggcacAGTCGCAAAAATTAACTCTCTGGAAACACTTATTGCACATCTGAAGAAGGAGAACATTgtctgtgaggaaaaacagaaagcacTAGAGGACTATTTtacatctgtctttctctga
- the LOC118770693 gene encoding arg8-vasotocin receptor-like: MNCSNSSTEREKSESQGCENAEGHFAVVKVCVLGCIFVFAACGNLFLLHALWMKRKRNTRTQLFLLHLCFADLVVAFFQVLPQLSMEITHRFKGSDFVCRAVKYLQVVGMFASTYMIVAMTIDRYNAVCRPMVSFFRGSFRRYVAIGAAWLIALVFSTPQLFIFSLQKVEHLIDCWATFIEPWGSKIYITWITLSVFVFPALILLFCQIKICAEIYLNMKRKALQSEKNEGRTSTKGISSAMLKTVKMTFVIILVYTICWSPFFVVQLWSVWSPSSAPTEGPAFVIIMLLASLNSCTNPWIYLYYS; this comes from the exons ATGAATTGTAGCAACAGTAGTACAGAGCGTGAGAAATCTGAAAGTCAAGGATGTGAAAACGCCGAAGGACACTTTGCAGTCGTTAAAGTTTGCGTTTTGGGCTGTATCTTTGTGTTTGCCGCGTGTGGAAATTTGTTCCTTCTACACGCACTTTGGATGAAACGCAAAAGAAACACGAGGACGCAGCtctttcttctccatctctgttttgCCGATCTTGTAGTGGCTTTCTTTCAAGTGCTGCCGCAGCTGTCCATGGAAATAACTCACCGTTTCAAGGGCTCCGATTTTGTATGCAGAGCTGTGAAGTACCTTCAAGTCGTCGGAATGTTTGCCTCAACTTACATGATAGTTGCAATGACCATCGACCGTTACAACGCGGTTTGCAGACCCATGGTGTCCTTCTTCAGAGGCTCTTTTCGTAGATATGTAGCCATAGGGGCAGCGTGGCTGATAGCTCTCGTTTTCAGCACCCCGcaactgttcattttttctctgcaaAAAGTTGAACATTTGATCGACTGTTGGGCTACATTTATCGAACCATGGGGaagtaaaatatacattacttgGATTACTTTATCCGTCTTTGTTTTTCCGGCtttaatattacttttttgtcaGATAAAAATTTGCGCAGagatttatttgaatatgaaaagaaaagcattgcAATCGGAAAAAAACGAAGGACGAACGTCCACAAAGGGCATTTCAAGTGCAATGTTAAAGACCGTAAAAATGACGTTCGTAATCATTCTTGTATACACGATATGCTGGAGTCCGTTCTTCGTTGTCCAGCTGTGGTCCGTGTGGAGTCCCAGCAGTGCGCCAACTGAAG GTCCAGCATTTGTCATAATCATGCTGCTAGCCAGTCTCAACAGCTGCACCAATCCGTGGATTTACCTGTACTACAGCTAG
- the LOC118770414 gene encoding dnaJ homolog subfamily B member 9-like has translation MATAQSALTFAVCILMITELILAKKDYYEILGVPKDASERQIKKAFHRLAMKYHPDRNKSPDAEGKFREVAEAYEILSDEKRRREYDQFGHSAFPNDGSRDGNGQHSHQPFNFNFDDIFKDFDFFGQNHARQKKHFENHFHAHQEAQNQHKRHFQGSVGGGIFDDMFDDMEKMFTFSSHTTRTESTFQGSTKQQCRTVTQRRGNMVTTYTDCSSS, from the exons ATGGCAACAGCACAGTCAGCGTTGACGTTCGCAGTGTGCATTCTGATGATAACAGAACTGATACTGGCCAAAAAGGATTACTATGAGATACTGGGTGTGCCAAAAGATGCCAGTGAACGTCAGATCAAGAAGGCCTTTCATAGGTTGGCTATGAAGTATCACCCTGACAGGAACAAGAGCCCTGATGCCGAGGGAAAGTTCAGAGAAGTTGCAGagg CATATGAGATATTGTCAGATGAGAAGAGGAGGCGAGAGTATGATCAGTTTGGACATAGTGCTTTCCCCAATGATGGGTCCAGGGATGGAAATGGCCAACACTCCCACCAGCCCTTCAACTTCAACTTTGACGACATTTTCAAAGACTTTGACTTTTTCGGTCAGAATCACGCCCGTCAAAAGAAGCACTTTGAGAACCACTTCCACGCCCACCAGGAGGCACAGAACCAGCACAAGAGGCATTTCCAGGGCTCTGTGGGCGGAGGGATCTTTGATGACATGTTTGACGACATGGAGAAGATGTTCACCTTCAGCAGCCACACGACACGGACAGAGAGCACGTTCCAAGGTTCCACTAAACAGCAGTGCAGGACAGTGACACAGCGCAGGGGTAACATGGTGACCACCTACACTGactgctccagctcctga